The Montipora foliosa isolate CH-2021 chromosome 10, ASM3666993v2, whole genome shotgun sequence genomic sequence tagtataaatacacaggtgattatacaaagtCGTGCGCTCTCATtagctcgctatctcggattatcagccgataatcacctcgacggacaaaatggccgccagtagttgttttaccactgtaagtgaagatgaattcgcgttgaaatgttttttttctcttttttgaaataatcacctgtgtatttatagtTCACCtttgtgtatttatactaattatcggtgaatattcacctcgacttcgtctcggtgaatattcaacgataatcacttcgccttcggcgaataattgttaagtaacgGTGTAAACCAGTCATTTTTGCTAGGTACCTATAAAGTTTCGTTTTATAGTAAAGAAAATGAATGCTGCGAGGAATTCAATTTAATATCGATTTATCAGTTTATGCTTTTCTTTAGAAAAACCAGTGTTGGTTTCATTGTATGCTGTGATTGACTCTTTTCATGACATCAAAGAGGAGCAAATGGTAAGACTCAATATCTTCTTTTCTGTAAAGAAAACATTTACACGATCCAAATTCTGAGTGTTGTCCAATGCACATAAACTGATCGATGTTTTTGTTGGTGCATATTGGACATGTGTAAGTGAAAATTCTTTTAATTAATTGTTATATGTCCTTTCTACTCAATCATGATCATGGATCCTCTATGATTTCTTTTTGTGACTAGAATGTGGAAATGTCCTTGGCTTTTAGACCTAGTTCTCGATTCGCAAAACTTCAAAAACGTTTTGATAAACATAGATCCACTTATTAAACAAGGCTggtgctcagttggttgagcatcgggctgtcatgcgggaggtcgtgagttcgactctgcGGGCCGGACCAAccctcagggtctttaaataactgcatgaggagaaagtgcttcctttgtaattacattcgcaaatgattagacttttaagtcttctcggataaggacaataagccgcaggtcccgtctcacaaataacgtccatgttcattagttccctgtgggacgttaaagaacccacacactattcgagaagattaggggatgaagttcccggtgttgtggctgtccactgtgtgtatatgggtgggtacgtatagcaggtccacattagctgaatagctgccaaaacttcaatctactcaaacaaacaaacaaaagtgcATCTTAAGTTTGCTCGCCGAAAAAGTTTTTCGTTATTAAAATGGATAGCAAACAGTTTCAGGTAAATTAGGCATGAAAAGTTCATAGCTATCTGGTTTTCATTATGGTTTAGTTAAAATCGAAACATGGTAATCGAAGGTTCCATACCTTTTCAATGATATCAGTGCTAATTCTTTcacatatcatatcatatcatcacacatcatatatctttttttaccctcggatttttagagtagcttggtgtagctaatatctccgagcaattaccctcccaaccatggtacaccacagaagacagaccacaacaccgggaactacatgccctgacTGAGCTTTGAGAGTAAGAATAGTGGGCACCACACCTTTGTGTCCTCTAACACAGCCGAAGAATGACATAAACCAGAAGTACGAAGGCTTGACGATTTTTAAATATCAAAGAAGAGAGTgcgcttgaaaaaaaaaacgcctctGAACTGTTCGCCACCAAAGGAAGATTTCAACAGAAAATGATTTTGAGTGGGTTGTGACAATCGCATACTCATCACTAGTCCTTTGGGCCATTTGTCTCTTGCTCTGACTTTATTCTCTGTTGCAATACCAATGTATCCTTTGCAGGAATACCAAGTTGAGATAATGTTGAAGGAGAACTGGGACGATCCCAGACTCGCTTACGGCAACGCATCATGGTTTGTTCGTTTGAAGGGTGACACACTTGCCAAAATGTGGTATCCAGATACCTTCATAGAAAACGCAAGAAAACATGACGTAGATGACAAAACAAGAACGGCTTACCTCTTTGGAGATGGAACAATTTTTCTCTCTGAGTGGTAGGTCTCCTTGCATTATATTCCTTCACATTCTGTCCTGATCTCAAATTGAACTTACCTTCAAGATAACTTCCTACATTAGACTGATGTTTGAATTGGCCTATAGTATTGCATGGCATTCTATTGTGTTATCTCTTAGGAAAACAACTTGATATTTCGATTCAAATCAAAATGACCTCCTCTCTCATGCCCAACAAGGTTGTTTCAACCCTGCGAACCTTGAGACGCGGGGCCATCATAATCACTGAGACCACCTTCGCGTTAAGACTTTCCGTATATAAAGATATGGATGAATACGGAACTTCCTTCGATATTATGACAATAAACACTGAAAGTGGTCTTTACAACACAACATTGCTGCATTCTCTCTCTTTGAACCCTTACAGTGTTGTGTCAAGGCGGTCccaacaagatggcagccgtgTTTTAGCTGCACTTCAGTTCAAACAATAGAGAGCTTTGGATTCCAGGACGAGAACAGCAATAGTGAACGCGCACAAACAAGCGTCATTTTGTCgtcctgtcaaaacaagtcaccatCACGGTaacagttttggcattttcgatcaggaaaaggctcagttaccagcaagtATTTTCGCTACAAAAaagcagtcaaatctcgtactcgttctcgtcctcgtactagaatctaaaggtcccgaATAAATTCTATGACTTTATTTGAGACCAGTCGTTGTATCCATAAGTTTACTTTACGCCTATAAGTAAATGAAATAAACCCTCGTTGTTTCTGTTTGCTATTTGTTGGTCTGCAGTATGAGCTCTTTATTTGAAATCCAGACACTAGATAAAGTTCTTTTACACCCAACCTGGTCATTTTAGGGTACGTTCACTGCTATTTTCTCCGTTTCTTTAGGATCAAAGCCACCTTGACAAGTCACATGGATTTTCACCGATACCCTATGGATGTTCAGACCTTGATACTTCAAATAGCTGGATGTATGTACAGAAATGCGTGTCATTTATGTCAAACCACTCTCCAAGTATAGAAGCCGTGATGCTCTCCAATAATTCCTTTTAATGTAAACTGCCACAATTTCGTTACATCATGCAGAcataaaaaaatgtattttttcgaAGTGCGAGTTGTAATCGTGAGGGAGGGGTGACTTTGTAGTCACCTGAAAACTTTAGGTAGCTCTAACGAGATTCAAACCCATAAACTCtgtgatgctggtgcaatgctctaccaaccaAGCTATGATCATGAAGCCACACAGGCCAATTTGTTGGGCTcctgtgttcccgtgaaaggacttgatgaatgaaataaatgtatgtttttgaagtgcGTTGGAGCCACTGaagttttcaggtgtctataattagagacaattgcttaaattgtccactgAGGTAAGTGCGGGGATCACTTTTCCCTTACATCTTGCAGACAGCTATGATGACACTCAAGTGAAGTATGAATGGTCAAGCGTCTCCCTAAAGGAAAAGGATATGACGGAATTTTATGTGGATAAAGAGAATATCTTTTTGAAGCCAACGTCATTCATAACAGGTGCAGGTAATCTACagagctgttgttgttgttgttgtttgttgtttcaCGTAGAATGTCTAAGCGCATTAATTCAAAATGTGTTGAAAGCGGAGGTGTTCTCGTTAGACCCTGCTTACGCATAGATCAATGCATTACGTGTGAgtttatttttgttaatttgccACAGTACACTATGACAAAACTCTAAAACGTCAAGACTGAAAGGATAAAGATTACATAAGAAAGTTGTGGCTTTCCATACCCATACATTCTTTGCAAAAATTCGAAACTTCAACGATGATTCCTCATGGATTATGTGGTATATCGGGTTCAAATTTCCAAAGATAGCTCGTTATGCAATGCACTTAAAATATTCAGCAAtttattctcggctgactgattggaaaacgatagccttgtgctaatgaggcaaaaaatgtgaGCAAAGATTTCGCTATGGATTCCAACTCTTGGAAGTCCTTTTTTCGTTTGTATTTTGCTTATGCTCTACTGTCATAGTGGATTTATTACAAGTTCAACGCTCTACTCAGCTAGGGAAGTAAATAGGACATGGCTCGTTATCTTCCAGGTGGGTCACATTTTCACACACAAACTTTTTTTTGAAAGGCTAACATACCTAcaagaaattaataaataaaattcctgtcatcaTCCTTTttatcatcatcctcatcttcATCTTCGTCGTCGTTGTcatccaacctcgttccctaGGTCCCTCTTCTCTGAACGACAATTGAGGCAGAAGAGAGAGATcctaggaacgaggttggtcgtcatcatcatcgtcgtcgtcgtcttcgacATCATCACCACAATCATAATGGGAAACTAGTGACGTTATCATCACAAAcattatcctcatcattaaaaTCCCCATTCCACTGTAATTGTTTTTGTCATGGCATTCATCCGACCATCATCGTGATTACCATCATTCCTATCTATGACTTTGTGCCTTCGAAACTTTCTTTAATAACACCACTTAACCCCGACGTCAAATTTTAAAATTGGGTTCCCGAATTCAGACTCCTACTTGTATCTACAGGAACTCACACAGCAGCTGTTGCTGAATTCCGAATAAGGCGACGTCTTCAACATTACATCCTCGGCTTTTATTTACCATGCTTAACTTGCACTTGTGCTTCGTGGATCCAGTTCTGGATGGACGGCAAGGATATAGCTGGCCGTGCCGGCGTGGGAACAGCAACAGTTTTGGCAGAGATCTTTCTGCTCGAGTTTAGCAACCAAGGAATGCCAAAAGTCAGCTATTTGAAAGCAGCTGAACTCTTCATGGTTGCATCATTCGCCTTTATCTCTTTGGCACTCGTCGAATCGGCGGTTGTCTACAAGGTCAGCTCTGTTACTTTAAAGCGCAATGTGGCAGACCACAGGCAAAAACCTCATAAGGTATGTAAAAGAAACAATCAGGAGAAAATGCTTGAATTAGACAAAGACTGAGTTTTTATAGAAAGGGATATAACTGCATGACCCATTCTTTGAAGATCGTACCAGGGCATTCTAGGTcttcgttatttcaaaaattaaaCAGGAACAACAAATCGCAATTTGTGCACAGAAGGTGCTTTTTCGGTTTCAAATTTTCTGTATTTAGCTTTAATTAAAGAGGAACAGAAGAAGGCACCTTTTTTGCTATTAAAAACGCACTTTACTgattttttacaagaaaaacTTTAACGATCAGGCCTACCCAGTGGGTGGCATCAACGGTTTATTCGCATCATCTGTACGAAGTTATAATCTAAAGCATGTAATATGTTTTAGAGATGAATTTTCTCCTCCGGATCTTGCCTTTAATCCTTTTAAGCCCTATATCCACATTAAAATTTCAAGATTCAAGTATTTCAAGATCTCGTTTTTAAAAGATTGTGCAATCCTTTTTCAGCAACATTCCAGTTCGTCGCGAGGCAAGACACCAGGCAGTAAATTATTCCCCTTGGCTGAAGGAACATCAAACTCTGGTGTTTCAAACGGTGAGGAAGCAGACGCTGCAGTGAGTCAGCATGTTCACGTGGAATGCACTAACCACTGCCTGCCTGAAGAGGAAGTAGCCACACCATTTGC encodes the following:
- the LOC137974033 gene encoding gamma-aminobutyric acid receptor subunit gamma-1-like; this translates as MKHFSLEGYRQRLCTGMFMAVLLFSLLQKSTFVATSEELDNESSNHAHLERHFRGRIEAPNKTHILDTIFKGYDKRVRPHYREKPVLVSLYAVIDSFHDIKEEQMEYQVEIMLKENWDDPRLAYGNASWFVRLKGDTLAKMWYPDTFIENARKHDVDDKTRTAYLFGDGTIFLSEWIKATLTSHMDFHRYPMDVQTLILQIAGYSYDDTQVKYEWSSVSLKEKDMTEFYVDKENIFLKPTSFITGAGTHTAAVAEFRIRRRLQHYILGFYLPCLTCTCASWIQFWMDGKDIAGRAGVGTATVLAEIFLLEFSNQGMPKVSYLKAAELFMVASFAFISLALVESAVVYKVSSVTLKRNVADHRQKPHKQHSSSSRGKTPGSKLFPLAEGTSNSGVSNGEEADAAVSQHVHVECTNHCLPEEEVATPFARNLGSVIDQGARFTFPLIYITFTAVYFSLGLA